The DNA sequence TCTGTAAAGAAACAAAAGTAAATAAGTATATTATAACAATTTTAAAGATTCCAGTGGACATAATTGAAGCACGTATTACCTGGTAAGTTCCAATTTTGTTAGCTGTATCGCCATTTGCAGCAACCCTGTCTGCACCAACAACAACTGCAGAGATATTTCTTGATTTCATCAGTGCTGCCACCATATCGTCGCAAATTAAAGTCGCAGGAACATCTTCATATACTAATTCGTACGCAGTCAGTCGCGCTCCTTGGTTATATGGCCTTGTTTCGGAGCAATATGCGTGTTCTGTAACAGTAATacacactatataactttatcgAATCCTGTCTAATGCTGGAGACTAGAACATGCAAACGTTACCAAGACTATTTCTCTTATGAAGGGATCTAATAACACCTAAAGCTGTGCCATAACCTGCTGTTGCAAGACTGCCAGTGTTACAGTGCGTCAAGATTCTAACGAAGTTGTCCCCCGATACATTCTTCAGAATTTCCTGAGCTCCATAGTCCCCAATGGCCTTGTTATCTGCGATATCCTTTTCCAACATGGCTTCTATGGCTGCGATAAACCTACAAGCATCATTAATAGTAACAACATTGCAATCAAATTAATCTGTTTGATTTAGACCAATTCTTAtacctttctttcatttcaatTACATTAACAGTCTCATCTTTACTAAGCTTATTAGCCAACTGAATTAATTCATCTGCTGCTATTTTCATATTAACAGCAGTTGGTCGAGCTGAGACCAAGTAATTCAATTTCCCCTCTACATCCCGTCGTAGACTCTTCTTGTCCATATATTCTTCATTCCTAATCTCTGTTGCTAAACTTAAACAGCCCACGATAGCTATTGCTGGTGCGCCTCGAACCTATGAATATTACAGAAAGTGGACTACAATTAAATGCAAAAACATTTTCAATTCTATTAACTGAAACAGTGGCAAATTGTTCCATATACGACGAATGATTTAAGTCAACTAATTCTTCCAATTAAAATTCCGTTCGCGCGAATCGCCTTAAATTGTCACAGTTTACTACAATTTAACTACTCTGAGTTCTTATTGCTTGTCAATAAGTACAACTGTATGCGATATCTCTCACTATTATACTCGTACACAACCTACGTTTGACGTGAGCAAAACCCACCATGAAAGACagtaattttgatattttataaaattaaactcTTAACtcttaaaaaagaagaaacgatcgaAAGTTTCAGACTGTTTGCATGATAAACGTACCTGCATGTTATTGATGACTTTCCAGCCATCCTCCACGCCTTTGACAGGGATGTATCGGGAGATTGCCGGCAACAATATCTGATCCAGTATCTCCAGCTTGCCGTTTTCCCATTTAATCGCTTGCAACGTCATTTTAATCAGTCAAATACGAAACACAAATCCTGTGACACTGGCTGGGTAATATACGTGCAGATTCGAGACGCGGCTAGTAGAACCGCGGCTTCGTAGTTTCTGAATGAAATGAGTTCCCGTTCATTTGAAGCTCACGTGCACTTCGGACGACCGTGACTCGAAGTCTACCGTACCGTCGTATCGTGGAACTATCACGTGTATATACGTAGCCGTATCTATGTATGAATTAGCCTCGTTCAGCGCCATCTGTCCACCATCCGGACAACTCTCCTAGGCGGAAGTCCCGTTACGCGAACCATTCAAATTATTCCGCATTTACAACACTTTCACAAAGATTTACAGCCCCATAAAGCAATCTGCCAGGAATCTTTGGAATATGTAATAATGGAAATAATAAACGAAATTCTACAGTAAGAGAGTGACGTACCTAATTACCCTCTTAATTATACCTACTTGTACCAAACTTAACTGTACCTAAAACTTAATTTTATTAAGTAAATGGCACTCATAAGGAATGAAATTGTACAGTACGTTTCAAACACTTTATAAATTATTGTTATAATTAGTTTATCAGTATTGCGATGCTTATCATTGATTGTTGATACTTATGCAGAGATTAGAACTCGATAAGAGTTCAACTTTGTTTATTTGTTTAAAACAAAAACATTTTACGATTTTTATCATATTTCGAATAATTTCCAGTTTTCAATAAATTAAAGATTTTATGTTAAAATCTCTGTTTATCATACCACAGCTTAAGTACTTATAAATAATCCTTCTTTACGAGTGTTCTACGTACATTGCAAGATAAGTGCAGCGTATTTTGCCAACGATGTCGTTGAAAACTGCAAGCgaataatattatacaaaaatgATACTATCACCGCATTTTTCTATGTTTGTTATTGTCGAATTGAGTACATACAACGTGTATACATTTATGTACATATAGAAAATTatgaattaatattttctattttattgatATTTCCTCCAAGTGTTAATACAATTAATATTTCCgtcataaaaatttataattcattGGCTTCGTCGCAGAGTGGTGCATATTTCGGTAAAGTTATTTCAACGGAATTCTAGAAAAAcatttctatatacatatattctatgCATCatcatatttcaattttaacaaACCGTGAGTGTTTTATCTTTTACTTATCCCAAAGTGAAAAAATTCAAATTGTCGATAGAATTTTAAAACTATTTAAGGTTGATACGTTCTTAATTGTAAAGAGTAAATTGATTGAATTAAATTCTTAATTAAATTATCTTAAGTAAATTCTTAATTATTTGATCCTTTTTTTCTAGTTACTTTACTTGAATAGCGGATCGAAATAGTTTCATTTTAGCTTCATCAAAATTTGTTTAATGAGAATTTTATCTACAGTAATTGTCGTTAGTCACGAGTGGCGCAACAAAGAATTAATCATTGTTTTTCACTAATTATGAACTTTTCTCAATATGCCTTCAAATATACCTAAGTTTATCGTCTGTTATTTAGCTAGCGATTATTAACTATTTTCAATGATTTTTGTATTAAAAGAGAGATAAGACCGCAATGTTCTTGCAATATCACCGATAACAATATAATTATACATTAACATTAATCGAAGCAAAGCTTATTGCTGTACAAGAATTATGTTAAATAGCGGTTTCCAGTTTCTTAAGAAAAATTTcctaattattaaagtaaagcttaaagtttaaagtttattccTACGGAATAGAATACACGAGAACAATTTTATGACGTGTCTTTGAAAACAAAAGGCTACTTTCAAACCCTCGGAATATTACTCAGAGTATTATCGTATTGTCAGAATTTATCATCGCTTGCTATAGTATGCCCTGGAATTTTAGGACCCCCAGGATAAGGTAATTTAGGATTTAGCACTTATCAATAGACAATGATATCATAAATCCACTATTTCCGTTCAGGTAAGTTAACCGTACCTTTTACTCAGTTTACTCAGTTTACTCGGTTTAAGTTGTTCAATAGGTCTGGGAAACCTTCGAAAGTCTTGTCTTATGTTTACATCAATATAACCCTGTAACCTTTAATCTCCAAATCCCTTCAGTAAAAACTTAAATTTTGTAAGAATCTGATTTTCGATATAGATATAATCGtaactttttttttatatttttctctacATTATCAAATTTCTTAACGAGGCGAATACACGATAGAAAAATCATTCAAGTTGCAGCATCAAAGTGAAACAAACGAAAACAATTTATTTCTCATTAACATAAcgaaacaaataacaaaaccAAACGTTGAAATCACAACTCCAAAAGTCAAACTTAATCGTATAACAAATACACACGATGACAAACGATAACGCGTTGAAATTGTCGATAACGATTGCCGAAAGTTACAAGAAAGTTACAATGATTTTCAATGACGCCTGACTTAAGACACGCGCGCGTGCATTTCGATACAAAGAAAATCGTTCTCATTCGCGATGCCATTCGTCACTTTGATTCTGTACAATTTACATGATCCCAGTCTTGTACGTATGGCCGCGTGTTCACTCGTGACCGAATGCTCGTAACATATTTCAAGCGCAaattacttcatttacttgccACGTTTTAAAAAAACCTTTGCATTTCAAAATAGATTGCACTTTTCATTCGGCTTCGCACATCTAACTCGTTGAAAGCGTAATGTCGCCAGGTGATTCGATCATTTTCCGTGGACTTTCCGTCTTTCGCGATGGAACAAGAAATATCGAGGAAGATGGTGTCCGAGTTTGATGAAAATTTTCGCACTAGTGCTTCggagtaaatttttatttaacttcaTCGGGGAATCTAATTATCAGATTTAAAGAGAAATATGTATCTTTTTAGTCGCTATGATTTCTTTAGTATGGTGTACGTGATTCATCTTCTCATTGATGTAGTTACGATTACGTGACTCAGAAACATTGACTTTCTTATGTTTGTAATAATTTGTATTGTGTTTCTTAATTGATTAGCGAGAACGTGATTATCGAGTGACACAGTCTAATTTCTGCACATCATTTCCGCCTGATAAGACACTGCACGACATTGAAGGTAGAATTATCaagaattaatttatttatgacAATCAAAAAAGCGAGAACGTGTACTCAAGTTCGAGGACGTCttggaaaattataaaatattaaatgctGTTTCTTCATTCCTATCGCATACAggattacataaaaaaaaaaataaataaataaataaaaagaagattAAACTTCCTTTCAAAGCAATTTCCCTTCAGCAATTGGCagtaaaatgttaaaaactGTAAATCTTGTATCAAGGATTGTAAGTGATTTATATTTGTTACATGTACATAAAAGGAATAC is a window from the Bombus affinis isolate iyBomAffi1 chromosome 9, iyBomAffi1.2, whole genome shotgun sequence genome containing:
- the LOC126920020 gene encoding methylthioribose-1-phosphate isomerase isoform X1, whose product is MTLQAIKWENGKLEILDQILLPAISRYIPVKGVEDGWKVINNMQVRGAPAIAIVGCLSLATEIRNEEYMDKKSLRRDVEGKLNYLVSARPTAVNMKIAADELIQLANKLSKDETVNVIEMKERFIAAIEAMLEKDIADNKAIGDYGAQEILKNVSGDNFVRILTHCNTGSLATAGYGTALGVIRSLHKRNSLEHAYCSETRPYNQGARLTAYELVYEDVPATLICDDMVAALMKSRNISAVVVGADRVAANGDTANKIGTYQIAIVAKYHNVPFYVAAPRTSIDFTIPNGDHIVIEERPEREMTHINDQRIAAPGIQCWNPAFDVTPASLIKGIITEVGVYRPEDLIQLKNYENS
- the LOC126920020 gene encoding methylthioribose-1-phosphate isomerase isoform X2, producing the protein MTLQAIKWENGKLEILDQILLPAISRYIPVKGVEDGWKVINNMQVRGAPAIAIVGCLSLATEIRNEEYMDKKSLRRDVEGKLNYLVSARPTAVNMKIAADELIQLANKLSKDETVNVIEMKERFIAAIEAMLEKDIADNKAIGDYGAQEILKNVSGDNFVRILTHCNTGSLATAEHAYCSETRPYNQGARLTAYELVYEDVPATLICDDMVAALMKSRNISAVVVGADRVAANGDTANKIGTYQIAIVAKYHNVPFYVAAPRTSIDFTIPNGDHIVIEERPEREMTHINDQRIAAPGIQCWNPAFDVTPASLIKGIITEVGVYRPEDLIQLKNYENS